Genomic segment of Candidatus Spechtbacterales bacterium:
GTCCTCGTGCGCTTGGTCTTGCCGCTTATCAGATTAATCTTTGGGTGATAACCATAATAGCTTCAACTCTGGCTGTGGGTTCTTTGGCAATATTTACACTTGCAAATAATATACAGTACCTGCCCATAGGAATTATTGGAACATCTTTTGCTACAGCGGTATTTCCTAATTTGTCTCAATCTTTTTCACGTAAAGATGAAAAGAGCTATCTCATGGAGATTTCACGCACGTTGAGAAGCGTCTTCTTTTTAGTTTTTCCCCTTAGCGTTATGTTCTTTATTTTTCGCGCGCAGATAGTTCGTATAATTCTTGGAACAGGTCAATTTAGCTGGGAAGATACACGCCTTACCGCCGCGGCATTGGGTGCTTTTAGTCTGGGTATTTCCGCGTACGCTCTGGCACCGATAATTTCTAAGGCATTTTACGCGCGGGAAAATACAAAAACGCCTGTTTTAGCAAATACGGCAGGTATAGTTATAAATATTATTCTTAGCGTACTGCTTATATTTTTTATATTTCCGGCTGATGGAACATTAAACATGATAGGGTCTTTTTTAAAGATAGATGATCTTCCGGAGATAGCCGTAATAGGACTGCCCATAGCCTTTTCAATTTCGGGAATTTTCTCTCTCATCTTTCTTCTTGTAGCTTTTTTTAGAGAGGATAGAAATTTTTCAATTGTCAGAGATTTAAAAGAAGCATTTACACGCACTCTTTTTGCCGGGTTTATATCGGGCGGAATTGGGTGGATGGTTTTGAAGCTTTTTGGAATATTTAATCCCATAAACACTTTTATAATGATATTTATTCAGACAGCTGTTTCTGCTGTTGTAGCCATTGCGGTGTATGTTTTTATTGCCTACTTTTTCAAATATGATGAATTTTCTCTTTTGCGCTCATTTATGAACGCAAAGTTTAAGCGTTCTAAATTACCTCAGTCAGGTCCTCTGGACCAGATGAATGACCTTTCTCATCCGGAATAAAGTACAAGTCCATTGCAAGCGACTGCTTTACCTGTTAGAATCTTGGCAGATGGCATGCTAATTTAAAACCTTTGTATTTATGAAAAAGATAAGAAATTTCGTAATAATAGCCCATATTGACCACGGAAAATCCACACTGGCGGATAGGTTTTTAGAATTGACGCACGCGGTAGAAAAAAGAAAAATGCAGGAACAGTATTTAGATCAGATGGAACTTGAGCGCGAGCGCGGGATAACAATAAAGATGCAGCCGGTTACAATGGCGTACAGCGTGGACGGTGAATCATATACTCTTAATCTTATAGATACACCGGGACA
This window contains:
- the murJ gene encoding murein biosynthesis integral membrane protein MurJ, which codes for MIKNLNKSTNSVPVAALILGGSVLVSRLLGLVRDRILAGLFGAGIELDVYFAAFRVPDLVYNIIIGGAVSSAFIPVFISYLSKNKNEAWEVARSFFYMATVGLLVVCALLYVLMPFLIPLVVPGFDDESKSIAVTMSRIMLLSPLFLGLSAIFSGILHSFRKFFIYSLAPIFYNVGIIIGALWFTDFAGVKGLAWGVALGAVLHMVVQAPSSFSAGFRLPGLKNIYHPAIKRILRLMGPRALGLAAYQINLWVITIIASTLAVGSLAIFTLANNIQYLPIGIIGTSFATAVFPNLSQSFSRKDEKSYLMEISRTLRSVFFLVFPLSVMFFIFRAQIVRIILGTGQFSWEDTRLTAAALGAFSLGISAYALAPIISKAFYARENTKTPVLANTAGIVINIILSVLLIFFIFPADGTLNMIGSFLKIDDLPEIAVIGLPIAFSISGIFSLIFLLVAFFREDRNFSIVRDLKEAFTRTLFAGFISGGIGWMVLKLFGIFNPINTFIMIFIQTAVSAVVAIAVYVFIAYFFKYDEFSLLRSFMNAKFKRSKLPQSGPLDQMNDLSHPE